In one window of Denticeps clupeoides chromosome 2, fDenClu1.1, whole genome shotgun sequence DNA:
- the LOC114779034 gene encoding serine/threonine-protein kinase tousled-like 2 isoform X4 — translation MMEELHSLDPRRQELLEARFTGVGVAKGPGHNESSNQSLCSAGSLSDKELETPEKKNNDQRTRKRKGDPYDGKGAGRGHKISDYFEQGSPSSLGAANTDHSSCCMKPQPLHAAHRASQTDLTAEKIAALENNKSSDLEKKEGRIDDLLRVNCDLRRQIDEQQKMLERFKERLNKCVTMSKKLLIEKSKQEKMACRDKSMQDRLRLGHFTTVRHGASFTEQWTDGYAFQNLIKQQERINSEREDIERQRKLLGKRKPPSVAQAPPPSIEPIKRKSKSNGVESEALSLAEYHEQEEIFKLRLGYLKKEEAEIQAELERLERVRNLHIRELKRIHNEDNSQFKDHPTLNERYLLLHLLGRGGFSEVYKAFDLTEQRYVAVKIHQLNKNWRDEKKENYHKHACREYRIHKELDHPRIVKLYDYFSLDTDSFCTVLEYCEGNDLDFYLKQHKLMSEKEARSIVMQIVNALKYLNEIRPPIIHYDLKPGNILLVNGTACGEIKITDFGLSKIMDDDSYNSVDGMELTSQGAGTYWYLPPECFVVGKEPPKISNKVDVWSVGVIFYQSLYGRKPFGHNQSQQDILQENTILKATEVQFPAKPGVSPEAKAFIRRCLAYRKEDRIGVHQLASDPFLLPHIRKSIAAPPPPAPPAPSTSSSYNSSASN, via the exons ATGATGGAAGAGCTGCATAGCCTGGACCCTCGGCGCCAGGAGCTGCTGGAAGCTCGCTTCACCGGGGTTGGCGTGGCCAAG GGTCCAGGACATAACGAGTCTTCAAACCAAAGCCTATGCAGCGCTGGGTCGTTGAGCGACAAAGAACTTGAG ACGCCGGAGAAGAAAAATAATGACCAGAGAACACGGAAGAGGAAAGGAGATCCTTACGATG GTAAAGGAGCCGGCAGAGGACACAAGATCAGCGATTATTTTGAG CAGGGAAGCCCCTCGTCGTTGGGCGCGGCCAACACTGACCATTCCAGCTGCTGCATGAAGCCCCAGCCCCTCCACGCGGCACACAGAGCCTCCCAG ACTGACCTGACGGCGGAGAAGATTGCAGCTCTGGAGAACAACAAGAGCTCTGATTtggagaagaaggaggggaGAATCGACGACTTGCTGCGG GTGAACTGTGACTTGAGGCGGCAGATCGACGAGCAGCAGAAGATGCTGGAGCGGTTTAAGGAGCGGCTCAATAAGTGTGTGACCATGAGCAAGAAGCTCCTCATCGAAAAG TCTAAGCAGGAGAAAATGGCCTGTAGAGACAAAAGCATGCAGGACCGCCTTCGTTTGGGCCATTTCACTACAGTCCGACACGGAGCCTCATTTACAGAACAGTGGACTGATGGCTACGCCTTCCAGAACCTGATCAA ACAGCAGGAGAGGATCAACTCCGAGCGGGAGGACATTGAGAGGCAGAGGAAGCTGCTCGGGAAGAGGAAGCCGCCGTCAGTGGcgcaggctccgccccccagCATCGAACCCATCAAGCGCAAGAGCAAAAGCAACGGCGTGGAGAGCGAAGCGCTGTCGCTAGCGGAGTATCACGAGCAGGAGGAGATTTTCAAGTTGAGGCTCGGGTACCTTAAGAAG GAGGAAGCGGAAATCCAGGCGGAGTTGGAACGGTTGGAGCGAGTGAGAAACCTTCACATCAGAGAACTGAAGAGGATCCACAACGAGGACAACTCGCA ATTCAAAGATCACCCAACGCTAAATGAGCGCTACCTGCTTCTTCACTTACTGGGGCGAGGAGGATTCAGTGAAGTGTACAAG GCCTTCGACCTCACCGAGCAGAGATATGTCGCTGTTAAAATCCACCAGCTCAACAAGAACTGGAGGGATGAGAAGAAGGAAAATTACCACAA ACACGCATGCAGAGAGTACCGAATCCACAAAGAGCTAGACCATCCCAGAATCGTGAAACTCTACGACTACTTCTCACTGGACACCGACTC CTTCTGTACGGTTCTGGAGTACTGTGAGGGGAACGATCTGGACTTCTACCTGAAACAACACAAGCTGATGTCCGAGAAGGAGGCCCGGTCCATCGTCATGCAGATTGTCAACGCACTCAAGTACCTCAACGAGATTCGCCCGCCGATCATCCACTACGACCTCAAACCAG GTAACATCCTGCTGGTGAACGGCACGGCGTGCGGGGAGATTAAAATCACCGACTTCGGCCTGTCCAAGATAATGGACGACGACAGTTACAACTCCGTGGACGGCATGGAGTTAACGTCGCAGGGAGCCGGAACCTACTG GTATCTGCCCCCAGAATGCTTTGTGGTGGGGAAGGAGCCACCCAAAATCTCCAACAAAGTGGACGTGTGGTCAGTCGGCGTCATCTTTTACCAGAGTCTGTATGGTCGTAAG CCTTTCGGACACAACCAGTCACAGCAGGACATTTTGCAGGAGAACACCATTCTGAAAGCCACGGAGGTGCAGTTTCCTGCCAAGCCTGGCGTCTCCCCCGAGGCAA
- the LOC114779034 gene encoding serine/threonine-protein kinase tousled-like 2 isoform X2 — protein sequence MMEELHSLDPRRQELLEARFTGVGVAKGPGHNESSNQSLCSAGSLSDKELETPEKKNNDQRTRKRKGDPYDGKGAGRGHKISDYFEFAGGSGPGTSPARGVPPLVRSSPQHSLSNPPMPQGSPSSLGAANTDHSSCCMKPQPLHAAHRASQTDLTAEKIAALENNKSSDLEKKEGRIDDLLRVNCDLRRQIDEQQKMLERFKERLNKCVTMSKKLLIEKSKQEKMACRDKSMQDRLRLGHFTTVRHGASFTEQWTDGYAFQNLIKQQERINSEREDIERQRKLLGKRKPPSVAQAPPPSIEPIKRKSKSNGVESEALSLAEYHEQEEIFKLRLGYLKKEEAEIQAELERLERVRNLHIRELKRIHNEDNSQFKDHPTLNERYLLLHLLGRGGFSEVYKAFDLTEQRYVAVKIHQLNKNWRDEKKENYHKHACREYRIHKELDHPRIVKLYDYFSLDTDSFCTVLEYCEGNDLDFYLKQHKLMSEKEARSIVMQIVNALKYLNEIRPPIIHYDLKPGNILLVNGTACGEIKITDFGLSKIMDDDSYNSVDGMELTSQGAGTYWYLPPECFVVGKEPPKISNKVDVWSVGVIFYQSLYGRKPFGHNQSQQDILQENTILKATEVQFPAKPGVSPEAKAFIRRCLAYRKEDRIGVHQLASDPFLLPHIRKSIAAPPPPAPPAPSTSSSYNSSASN from the exons ATGATGGAAGAGCTGCATAGCCTGGACCCTCGGCGCCAGGAGCTGCTGGAAGCTCGCTTCACCGGGGTTGGCGTGGCCAAG GGTCCAGGACATAACGAGTCTTCAAACCAAAGCCTATGCAGCGCTGGGTCGTTGAGCGACAAAGAACTTGAG ACGCCGGAGAAGAAAAATAATGACCAGAGAACACGGAAGAGGAAAGGAGATCCTTACGATG GTAAAGGAGCCGGCAGAGGACACAAGATCAGCGATTATTTTGAG tttgcTGGTGGCAGTGGCCCTGGCACCAGTCCTGCACGGGGTGTCCCGCCTCTGGTTCGCTCTTCCCCACAACACTCTCTGTCTAATCCGCCGATGCCG CAGGGAAGCCCCTCGTCGTTGGGCGCGGCCAACACTGACCATTCCAGCTGCTGCATGAAGCCCCAGCCCCTCCACGCGGCACACAGAGCCTCCCAG ACTGACCTGACGGCGGAGAAGATTGCAGCTCTGGAGAACAACAAGAGCTCTGATTtggagaagaaggaggggaGAATCGACGACTTGCTGCGG GTGAACTGTGACTTGAGGCGGCAGATCGACGAGCAGCAGAAGATGCTGGAGCGGTTTAAGGAGCGGCTCAATAAGTGTGTGACCATGAGCAAGAAGCTCCTCATCGAAAAG TCTAAGCAGGAGAAAATGGCCTGTAGAGACAAAAGCATGCAGGACCGCCTTCGTTTGGGCCATTTCACTACAGTCCGACACGGAGCCTCATTTACAGAACAGTGGACTGATGGCTACGCCTTCCAGAACCTGATCAA ACAGCAGGAGAGGATCAACTCCGAGCGGGAGGACATTGAGAGGCAGAGGAAGCTGCTCGGGAAGAGGAAGCCGCCGTCAGTGGcgcaggctccgccccccagCATCGAACCCATCAAGCGCAAGAGCAAAAGCAACGGCGTGGAGAGCGAAGCGCTGTCGCTAGCGGAGTATCACGAGCAGGAGGAGATTTTCAAGTTGAGGCTCGGGTACCTTAAGAAG GAGGAAGCGGAAATCCAGGCGGAGTTGGAACGGTTGGAGCGAGTGAGAAACCTTCACATCAGAGAACTGAAGAGGATCCACAACGAGGACAACTCGCA ATTCAAAGATCACCCAACGCTAAATGAGCGCTACCTGCTTCTTCACTTACTGGGGCGAGGAGGATTCAGTGAAGTGTACAAG GCCTTCGACCTCACCGAGCAGAGATATGTCGCTGTTAAAATCCACCAGCTCAACAAGAACTGGAGGGATGAGAAGAAGGAAAATTACCACAA ACACGCATGCAGAGAGTACCGAATCCACAAAGAGCTAGACCATCCCAGAATCGTGAAACTCTACGACTACTTCTCACTGGACACCGACTC CTTCTGTACGGTTCTGGAGTACTGTGAGGGGAACGATCTGGACTTCTACCTGAAACAACACAAGCTGATGTCCGAGAAGGAGGCCCGGTCCATCGTCATGCAGATTGTCAACGCACTCAAGTACCTCAACGAGATTCGCCCGCCGATCATCCACTACGACCTCAAACCAG GTAACATCCTGCTGGTGAACGGCACGGCGTGCGGGGAGATTAAAATCACCGACTTCGGCCTGTCCAAGATAATGGACGACGACAGTTACAACTCCGTGGACGGCATGGAGTTAACGTCGCAGGGAGCCGGAACCTACTG GTATCTGCCCCCAGAATGCTTTGTGGTGGGGAAGGAGCCACCCAAAATCTCCAACAAAGTGGACGTGTGGTCAGTCGGCGTCATCTTTTACCAGAGTCTGTATGGTCGTAAG CCTTTCGGACACAACCAGTCACAGCAGGACATTTTGCAGGAGAACACCATTCTGAAAGCCACGGAGGTGCAGTTTCCTGCCAAGCCTGGCGTCTCCCCCGAGGCAA
- the LOC114779034 gene encoding serine/threonine-protein kinase tousled-like 2 isoform X1 yields the protein MMEELHSLDPRRQELLEARFTGVGVAKGPGHNESSNQSLCSAGSLSDKELETPEKKNNDQRTRKRKGDPYDGKGAGRGHKISDYFEFAGGSGPGTSPARGVPPLVRSSPQHSLSNPPMPVQQGSPSSLGAANTDHSSCCMKPQPLHAAHRASQTDLTAEKIAALENNKSSDLEKKEGRIDDLLRVNCDLRRQIDEQQKMLERFKERLNKCVTMSKKLLIEKSKQEKMACRDKSMQDRLRLGHFTTVRHGASFTEQWTDGYAFQNLIKQQERINSEREDIERQRKLLGKRKPPSVAQAPPPSIEPIKRKSKSNGVESEALSLAEYHEQEEIFKLRLGYLKKEEAEIQAELERLERVRNLHIRELKRIHNEDNSQFKDHPTLNERYLLLHLLGRGGFSEVYKAFDLTEQRYVAVKIHQLNKNWRDEKKENYHKHACREYRIHKELDHPRIVKLYDYFSLDTDSFCTVLEYCEGNDLDFYLKQHKLMSEKEARSIVMQIVNALKYLNEIRPPIIHYDLKPGNILLVNGTACGEIKITDFGLSKIMDDDSYNSVDGMELTSQGAGTYWYLPPECFVVGKEPPKISNKVDVWSVGVIFYQSLYGRKPFGHNQSQQDILQENTILKATEVQFPAKPGVSPEAKAFIRRCLAYRKEDRIGVHQLASDPFLLPHIRKSIAAPPPPAPPAPSTSSSYNSSASN from the exons ATGATGGAAGAGCTGCATAGCCTGGACCCTCGGCGCCAGGAGCTGCTGGAAGCTCGCTTCACCGGGGTTGGCGTGGCCAAG GGTCCAGGACATAACGAGTCTTCAAACCAAAGCCTATGCAGCGCTGGGTCGTTGAGCGACAAAGAACTTGAG ACGCCGGAGAAGAAAAATAATGACCAGAGAACACGGAAGAGGAAAGGAGATCCTTACGATG GTAAAGGAGCCGGCAGAGGACACAAGATCAGCGATTATTTTGAG tttgcTGGTGGCAGTGGCCCTGGCACCAGTCCTGCACGGGGTGTCCCGCCTCTGGTTCGCTCTTCCCCACAACACTCTCTGTCTAATCCGCCGATGCCG GTGCAGCAGGGAAGCCCCTCGTCGTTGGGCGCGGCCAACACTGACCATTCCAGCTGCTGCATGAAGCCCCAGCCCCTCCACGCGGCACACAGAGCCTCCCAG ACTGACCTGACGGCGGAGAAGATTGCAGCTCTGGAGAACAACAAGAGCTCTGATTtggagaagaaggaggggaGAATCGACGACTTGCTGCGG GTGAACTGTGACTTGAGGCGGCAGATCGACGAGCAGCAGAAGATGCTGGAGCGGTTTAAGGAGCGGCTCAATAAGTGTGTGACCATGAGCAAGAAGCTCCTCATCGAAAAG TCTAAGCAGGAGAAAATGGCCTGTAGAGACAAAAGCATGCAGGACCGCCTTCGTTTGGGCCATTTCACTACAGTCCGACACGGAGCCTCATTTACAGAACAGTGGACTGATGGCTACGCCTTCCAGAACCTGATCAA ACAGCAGGAGAGGATCAACTCCGAGCGGGAGGACATTGAGAGGCAGAGGAAGCTGCTCGGGAAGAGGAAGCCGCCGTCAGTGGcgcaggctccgccccccagCATCGAACCCATCAAGCGCAAGAGCAAAAGCAACGGCGTGGAGAGCGAAGCGCTGTCGCTAGCGGAGTATCACGAGCAGGAGGAGATTTTCAAGTTGAGGCTCGGGTACCTTAAGAAG GAGGAAGCGGAAATCCAGGCGGAGTTGGAACGGTTGGAGCGAGTGAGAAACCTTCACATCAGAGAACTGAAGAGGATCCACAACGAGGACAACTCGCA ATTCAAAGATCACCCAACGCTAAATGAGCGCTACCTGCTTCTTCACTTACTGGGGCGAGGAGGATTCAGTGAAGTGTACAAG GCCTTCGACCTCACCGAGCAGAGATATGTCGCTGTTAAAATCCACCAGCTCAACAAGAACTGGAGGGATGAGAAGAAGGAAAATTACCACAA ACACGCATGCAGAGAGTACCGAATCCACAAAGAGCTAGACCATCCCAGAATCGTGAAACTCTACGACTACTTCTCACTGGACACCGACTC CTTCTGTACGGTTCTGGAGTACTGTGAGGGGAACGATCTGGACTTCTACCTGAAACAACACAAGCTGATGTCCGAGAAGGAGGCCCGGTCCATCGTCATGCAGATTGTCAACGCACTCAAGTACCTCAACGAGATTCGCCCGCCGATCATCCACTACGACCTCAAACCAG GTAACATCCTGCTGGTGAACGGCACGGCGTGCGGGGAGATTAAAATCACCGACTTCGGCCTGTCCAAGATAATGGACGACGACAGTTACAACTCCGTGGACGGCATGGAGTTAACGTCGCAGGGAGCCGGAACCTACTG GTATCTGCCCCCAGAATGCTTTGTGGTGGGGAAGGAGCCACCCAAAATCTCCAACAAAGTGGACGTGTGGTCAGTCGGCGTCATCTTTTACCAGAGTCTGTATGGTCGTAAG CCTTTCGGACACAACCAGTCACAGCAGGACATTTTGCAGGAGAACACCATTCTGAAAGCCACGGAGGTGCAGTTTCCTGCCAAGCCTGGCGTCTCCCCCGAGGCAA
- the LOC114779034 gene encoding serine/threonine-protein kinase tousled-like 2 isoform X3 produces MMEELHSLDPRRQELLEARFTGVGVAKGPGHNESSNQSLCSAGSLSDKELETPEKKNNDQRTRKRKGDPYDGKGAGRGHKISDYFEVQQGSPSSLGAANTDHSSCCMKPQPLHAAHRASQTDLTAEKIAALENNKSSDLEKKEGRIDDLLRVNCDLRRQIDEQQKMLERFKERLNKCVTMSKKLLIEKSKQEKMACRDKSMQDRLRLGHFTTVRHGASFTEQWTDGYAFQNLIKQQERINSEREDIERQRKLLGKRKPPSVAQAPPPSIEPIKRKSKSNGVESEALSLAEYHEQEEIFKLRLGYLKKEEAEIQAELERLERVRNLHIRELKRIHNEDNSQFKDHPTLNERYLLLHLLGRGGFSEVYKAFDLTEQRYVAVKIHQLNKNWRDEKKENYHKHACREYRIHKELDHPRIVKLYDYFSLDTDSFCTVLEYCEGNDLDFYLKQHKLMSEKEARSIVMQIVNALKYLNEIRPPIIHYDLKPGNILLVNGTACGEIKITDFGLSKIMDDDSYNSVDGMELTSQGAGTYWYLPPECFVVGKEPPKISNKVDVWSVGVIFYQSLYGRKPFGHNQSQQDILQENTILKATEVQFPAKPGVSPEAKAFIRRCLAYRKEDRIGVHQLASDPFLLPHIRKSIAAPPPPAPPAPSTSSSYNSSASN; encoded by the exons ATGATGGAAGAGCTGCATAGCCTGGACCCTCGGCGCCAGGAGCTGCTGGAAGCTCGCTTCACCGGGGTTGGCGTGGCCAAG GGTCCAGGACATAACGAGTCTTCAAACCAAAGCCTATGCAGCGCTGGGTCGTTGAGCGACAAAGAACTTGAG ACGCCGGAGAAGAAAAATAATGACCAGAGAACACGGAAGAGGAAAGGAGATCCTTACGATG GTAAAGGAGCCGGCAGAGGACACAAGATCAGCGATTATTTTGAG GTGCAGCAGGGAAGCCCCTCGTCGTTGGGCGCGGCCAACACTGACCATTCCAGCTGCTGCATGAAGCCCCAGCCCCTCCACGCGGCACACAGAGCCTCCCAG ACTGACCTGACGGCGGAGAAGATTGCAGCTCTGGAGAACAACAAGAGCTCTGATTtggagaagaaggaggggaGAATCGACGACTTGCTGCGG GTGAACTGTGACTTGAGGCGGCAGATCGACGAGCAGCAGAAGATGCTGGAGCGGTTTAAGGAGCGGCTCAATAAGTGTGTGACCATGAGCAAGAAGCTCCTCATCGAAAAG TCTAAGCAGGAGAAAATGGCCTGTAGAGACAAAAGCATGCAGGACCGCCTTCGTTTGGGCCATTTCACTACAGTCCGACACGGAGCCTCATTTACAGAACAGTGGACTGATGGCTACGCCTTCCAGAACCTGATCAA ACAGCAGGAGAGGATCAACTCCGAGCGGGAGGACATTGAGAGGCAGAGGAAGCTGCTCGGGAAGAGGAAGCCGCCGTCAGTGGcgcaggctccgccccccagCATCGAACCCATCAAGCGCAAGAGCAAAAGCAACGGCGTGGAGAGCGAAGCGCTGTCGCTAGCGGAGTATCACGAGCAGGAGGAGATTTTCAAGTTGAGGCTCGGGTACCTTAAGAAG GAGGAAGCGGAAATCCAGGCGGAGTTGGAACGGTTGGAGCGAGTGAGAAACCTTCACATCAGAGAACTGAAGAGGATCCACAACGAGGACAACTCGCA ATTCAAAGATCACCCAACGCTAAATGAGCGCTACCTGCTTCTTCACTTACTGGGGCGAGGAGGATTCAGTGAAGTGTACAAG GCCTTCGACCTCACCGAGCAGAGATATGTCGCTGTTAAAATCCACCAGCTCAACAAGAACTGGAGGGATGAGAAGAAGGAAAATTACCACAA ACACGCATGCAGAGAGTACCGAATCCACAAAGAGCTAGACCATCCCAGAATCGTGAAACTCTACGACTACTTCTCACTGGACACCGACTC CTTCTGTACGGTTCTGGAGTACTGTGAGGGGAACGATCTGGACTTCTACCTGAAACAACACAAGCTGATGTCCGAGAAGGAGGCCCGGTCCATCGTCATGCAGATTGTCAACGCACTCAAGTACCTCAACGAGATTCGCCCGCCGATCATCCACTACGACCTCAAACCAG GTAACATCCTGCTGGTGAACGGCACGGCGTGCGGGGAGATTAAAATCACCGACTTCGGCCTGTCCAAGATAATGGACGACGACAGTTACAACTCCGTGGACGGCATGGAGTTAACGTCGCAGGGAGCCGGAACCTACTG GTATCTGCCCCCAGAATGCTTTGTGGTGGGGAAGGAGCCACCCAAAATCTCCAACAAAGTGGACGTGTGGTCAGTCGGCGTCATCTTTTACCAGAGTCTGTATGGTCGTAAG CCTTTCGGACACAACCAGTCACAGCAGGACATTTTGCAGGAGAACACCATTCTGAAAGCCACGGAGGTGCAGTTTCCTGCCAAGCCTGGCGTCTCCCCCGAGGCAA